In Brassica napus cultivar Da-Ae chromosome A3, Da-Ae, whole genome shotgun sequence, the sequence CATGTAGACTCTCATAAGAGTGAATGCAATATGTATTGCTTAGACTGCACCAACGGCcctctttgctctctttgtCTTGCTCATCACAAGGATCATCGCACCATTCAGGTCCGTTCTTGCTATAACTCAAAGTAGATTCATCTTAAGATTTCGatatgttttgggttttgaatcTGTCTTTGATTGGTTTTTGGCAGATAAGGAGATCTTCTTATCATGATGTTATAAGGGTGAATGAGATACAGAAACATCTTGATATATCAGGGATCCAAACATATGTGATCAATAGTGCTAAAGTCGTCTTCTTGAACGAGAGGCCTCAGCCTAGGCCAGGGAAAGGGGTGACCAATACCTGCAAGGTTTGCTATCGTAGCCTCGTTGATGATAGCTTCAGCTTCTGCTCTCTTGGCTGCAAGGTACTAATTTTCAACGTTTTCAACTTTTCATTTGTATTAAAGTCAAAAGGAAGAAACTTTGGTATTGGGTCTATGCTTGTTTTCCCTCTTCACACGTTTCAAAACAGAAGATCAACGAGTAAC encodes:
- the BNAA03G43440D gene encoding protein RGF1 INDUCIBLE TRANSCRIPTION FACTOR 1, whose protein sequence is MAIEDQENTIREFKPKNRRIMGAGGPEEEDNRWPPWLKPLLKEHFFAHCKFHVDSHKSECNMYCLDCTNGPLCSLCLAHHKDHRTIQIRRSSYHDVIRVNEIQKHLDISGIQTYVINSAKVVFLNERPQPRPGKGVTNTCKVCYRSLVDDSFSFCSLGCKIAGSSRGFEKGRKNLLMETEDSGCFSPSTPPLTASSSCRIAKRRKGIPHRSPMG